Proteins encoded together in one Helicobacter pylori window:
- a CDS encoding 16S rRNA (uracil(1498)-N(3))-methyltransferase, translating into MRFVYHPLAKEPTLKIEGESYIHLYRSRRIKSASRLDLRNLKDGFLYTYEHAEIAKKHAFLRLVGTQPLEIMANKKTHLILSVIEIKSVEKILPFLNQLGVSKLSLFYADFSQRNEKIDSAKLERFQKILIHSCEQCGRSALMELEAFPSTKEVLNAYPKASVLDFNGETLPASTDFEKGIIIGPEGGFSEQERECFKEREIYRIPLDMVLKSESACVFVASIAQV; encoded by the coding sequence ATGCGTTTTGTCTACCACCCTTTAGCCAAAGAGCCTACTTTAAAAATAGAAGGCGAGAGTTATATCCATTTATACCGCTCAAGGCGCATCAAAAGCGCGAGTCGTTTGGATTTAAGGAATTTAAAAGACGGCTTTTTATACACCTATGAGCATGCAGAAATCGCTAAAAAACACGCCTTTTTAAGGCTAGTGGGCACGCAACCATTAGAGATTATGGCTAATAAAAAAACGCATTTGATTTTAAGCGTGATTGAAATCAAAAGCGTTGAAAAAATTTTGCCTTTTTTAAATCAGTTAGGCGTGAGCAAGTTGAGTTTGTTCTATGCGGATTTTAGCCAGCGTAATGAAAAAATAGATAGCGCCAAATTAGAGCGCTTTCAAAAGATTTTGATCCATTCTTGCGAGCAATGCGGTCGCAGCGCTTTAATGGAATTGGAAGCGTTTCCAAGCACCAAAGAGGTATTAAACGCCTACCCTAAAGCGAGCGTTTTAGATTTTAACGGCGAAACCTTACCCGCAAGCACGGATTTTGAAAAGGGTATTATCATAGGGCCTGAAGGGGGCTTTAGCGAGCAAGAAAGGGAGTGTTTTAAAGAGCGTGAAATTTATCGCATCCCGTTAGATATGGTGCTAAAATCTGAGAGTGCATGCGTGTTTGTGGCGAGTATTGCGCAAGTTTAG